The Populus trichocarpa isolate Nisqually-1 chromosome 2, P.trichocarpa_v4.1, whole genome shotgun sequence genome has a window encoding:
- the LOC112326048 gene encoding protein TRIGALACTOSYLDIACYLGLYCEROL 3, chloroplastic isoform X1 — protein sequence MLTESLISSGSMLLSTLCIPNGYAPSTGTGLPFNTSLCFRKNLRNIVCACVAPPPPNNIGGDGFAATKFIDSYKAEKLSTIGDLEDGSDVLIECRNVYKSFGEKHILRGVSFKIRHGEAVGIIGPSGTGKSTILKIIAGLLAPDRGEVYIHGKKRDGLISDEGISGLRIGLVFQSAALFDSLTVRENVGFLLYENSSMLEEQIAELVTETLAQVGLKGVEDRLPSELSGGMKKRVALARSIIFDTTNETIEPEVLLYDEPTAGLDPIASTVVEDLIRSVHMKGEDGKPEKIASYVVVTHQHSTIRRAVDRLLFLHEGKVVWQGMTDEFMTSANPIVQQFASGSLDGPIKY from the exons ATGCTTACAGAAAGCTTGATCTCATCCGGTTCAATGCTATTATCTACGCTTTGCATACCAAATGGGTATGCTCCCTCCACTGGGACTGGGTTACCATTCAACACTTCACTTTGTTTTAGAAAGAATCTGAGAAATATTGTTTGTGCTTGTGTGGCACCTCCTCCACCCAACAACATAGGAGGCGATGGATTTGCTGCAACCAAATTCATT GATTCATATAAAGCAGAGAAATTAAGCACCATAGGTGATCTGGAGGATGGTTCTGATGTTCTCATCGAATGCAGAAATGTTTACAAGTCATTTGGAGAGAAGCATATATTAAGAGGTGTGAGCTTCAAG ATTAGACATGGTGAAGCAGTTGGAATAATTGGGCCTTCTGGTACTGGTAAATCTACAATTTTGAAGATTATTGCTGGACTTCTTGCTCCGGACAGG GGCGAGGTTTATATTCATGGTAAAAAGAGAGATGGTTTGATCAGCGATGAGGGGATTTCTGGGCTTCGAATTGGATTG GTGTTTCAAAGTGCAGCACTTTTTGATTCTTTGACTGTTCGTGAAAATGTTGGTTTCCTTTT ATATGAAAATTCTAGCATGTTGGAGGAACAAATTGCTGAACTTGTGACGGAAACTTTGGCCCAAGTTGGTTTAAAG GGAGTGGAGGACAGGTTACCTTCTGAGTTATCTGGTGGAATGAAGAAAAGAGTTGCTTTAGCTCGGTCTATAATTTTTGATACCACAAATGAAACAATTGAGCCAGAG GTACTCTTATATGATGAACCAACAGCCGGACTCGATCCAATAGCATCTACCGTAGTTGAAGATCTCATCCGCTCTGTTCACATGAAAGGTGAGGATGGGAAACCTGAGAAGATTGCGTCTTATGTGGTGGTTACTCATCAACATAGTACCATTAGAAGGGCTGTTGACAG GTTGTTGTTTCTACATGAAGGAAAGGTTGTTTGGCAAGGAATGACTGATGAATTCATGACATCAGCCAATCCAATTGTTCAACAG TTTGCATCTGGCAGCCTTGATGGGCCTATTAAATACTAG
- the LOC112326048 gene encoding protein TRIGALACTOSYLDIACYLGLYCEROL 3, chloroplastic isoform X2: MLTESLISSGSMLLSTLCIPNGYAPSTGTGLPFNTSLCFRKNLRNIVCACVAPPPPNNIGGDGFAATKFIIRHGEAVGIIGPSGTGKSTILKIIAGLLAPDRGEVYIHGKKRDGLISDEGISGLRIGLVFQSAALFDSLTVRENVGFLLYENSSMLEEQIAELVTETLAQVGLKGVEDRLPSELSGGMKKRVALARSIIFDTTNETIEPEVLLYDEPTAGLDPIASTVVEDLIRSVHMKGEDGKPEKIASYVVVTHQHSTIRRAVDRLLFLHEGKVVWQGMTDEFMTSANPIVQQFASGSLDGPIKY, translated from the exons ATGCTTACAGAAAGCTTGATCTCATCCGGTTCAATGCTATTATCTACGCTTTGCATACCAAATGGGTATGCTCCCTCCACTGGGACTGGGTTACCATTCAACACTTCACTTTGTTTTAGAAAGAATCTGAGAAATATTGTTTGTGCTTGTGTGGCACCTCCTCCACCCAACAACATAGGAGGCGATGGATTTGCTGCAACCAAATTCATT ATTAGACATGGTGAAGCAGTTGGAATAATTGGGCCTTCTGGTACTGGTAAATCTACAATTTTGAAGATTATTGCTGGACTTCTTGCTCCGGACAGG GGCGAGGTTTATATTCATGGTAAAAAGAGAGATGGTTTGATCAGCGATGAGGGGATTTCTGGGCTTCGAATTGGATTG GTGTTTCAAAGTGCAGCACTTTTTGATTCTTTGACTGTTCGTGAAAATGTTGGTTTCCTTTT ATATGAAAATTCTAGCATGTTGGAGGAACAAATTGCTGAACTTGTGACGGAAACTTTGGCCCAAGTTGGTTTAAAG GGAGTGGAGGACAGGTTACCTTCTGAGTTATCTGGTGGAATGAAGAAAAGAGTTGCTTTAGCTCGGTCTATAATTTTTGATACCACAAATGAAACAATTGAGCCAGAG GTACTCTTATATGATGAACCAACAGCCGGACTCGATCCAATAGCATCTACCGTAGTTGAAGATCTCATCCGCTCTGTTCACATGAAAGGTGAGGATGGGAAACCTGAGAAGATTGCGTCTTATGTGGTGGTTACTCATCAACATAGTACCATTAGAAGGGCTGTTGACAG GTTGTTGTTTCTACATGAAGGAAAGGTTGTTTGGCAAGGAATGACTGATGAATTCATGACATCAGCCAATCCAATTGTTCAACAG TTTGCATCTGGCAGCCTTGATGGGCCTATTAAATACTAG
- the LOC112326048 gene encoding protein TRIGALACTOSYLDIACYLGLYCEROL 3, chloroplastic isoform X3 translates to MDLLQPNSLNVYKSFGEKHILRGVSFKIRHGEAVGIIGPSGTGKSTILKIIAGLLAPDRGEVYIHGKKRDGLISDEGISGLRIGLVFQSAALFDSLTVRENVGFLLYENSSMLEEQIAELVTETLAQVGLKGVEDRLPSELSGGMKKRVALARSIIFDTTNETIEPEVLLYDEPTAGLDPIASTVVEDLIRSVHMKGEDGKPEKIASYVVVTHQHSTIRRAVDRLLFLHEGKVVWQGMTDEFMTSANPIVQQFASGSLDGPIKY, encoded by the exons ATGGATTTGCTGCAACCAAATTCATT AAATGTTTACAAGTCATTTGGAGAGAAGCATATATTAAGAGGTGTGAGCTTCAAG ATTAGACATGGTGAAGCAGTTGGAATAATTGGGCCTTCTGGTACTGGTAAATCTACAATTTTGAAGATTATTGCTGGACTTCTTGCTCCGGACAGG GGCGAGGTTTATATTCATGGTAAAAAGAGAGATGGTTTGATCAGCGATGAGGGGATTTCTGGGCTTCGAATTGGATTG GTGTTTCAAAGTGCAGCACTTTTTGATTCTTTGACTGTTCGTGAAAATGTTGGTTTCCTTTT ATATGAAAATTCTAGCATGTTGGAGGAACAAATTGCTGAACTTGTGACGGAAACTTTGGCCCAAGTTGGTTTAAAG GGAGTGGAGGACAGGTTACCTTCTGAGTTATCTGGTGGAATGAAGAAAAGAGTTGCTTTAGCTCGGTCTATAATTTTTGATACCACAAATGAAACAATTGAGCCAGAG GTACTCTTATATGATGAACCAACAGCCGGACTCGATCCAATAGCATCTACCGTAGTTGAAGATCTCATCCGCTCTGTTCACATGAAAGGTGAGGATGGGAAACCTGAGAAGATTGCGTCTTATGTGGTGGTTACTCATCAACATAGTACCATTAGAAGGGCTGTTGACAG GTTGTTGTTTCTACATGAAGGAAAGGTTGTTTGGCAAGGAATGACTGATGAATTCATGACATCAGCCAATCCAATTGTTCAACAG TTTGCATCTGGCAGCCTTGATGGGCCTATTAAATACTAG